A part of Neovison vison isolate M4711 chromosome 6, ASM_NN_V1, whole genome shotgun sequence genomic DNA contains:
- the SLC5A5 gene encoding sodium/iodide cotransporter isoform X1, producing MAVVEAGALATFGAWDYAVFALMLLVSTGIGLWVGLARGGQRSAEDFFTGGRRLAALPVGLSLAASFMSAVQVLGVPAEAYRYGFKFLWMCLGQLLNSLLTAFLFMPVFYRLGLTSTYQYLEQRFSRSVRLCGTLQYLVATMLYTGIVIYAPALILNQVTGLDIWASLLSTGVICTFYTTVGGMKAVVWTDVFQVVVMLTGFWVVLARGIMLVGGPRSVLEIAQNHSRMNLMDFDLDPRSRYTFWTFIVGGTLVWLSMYGVNQAQVQRYVACRTEKQAKLALLINQLGLFLIVFSAAGCGIIMFTIYVDCDPLLAGRISAPDQYMPLLVLDIFEDLPGVPGLFLACAYSGTLSTASTSINAMAAVTVEDLIKPRLPSLAPRKLVMISKGLCELGNLMGGAGRPLPADHAAPPSATALIYGSACLTVAALSSLLGGGVLQGSFTVMGVISGPLLGAFILGMFLPACNTPGVLSGLATGMALSLWVAVGATLYPPSTQSLGVLPSSADGCVMPSANASEFLGQLLATNTSSRNSSPEMDLDRPALADSFYAISYLYYGALGTLSTVLCGALVSCLTGPTKRSALSPGLLWWDLARQTASVAPKEEVATLDDSLGKSVEELPPGTKRTPDFPPTDEDHLLYLGQKEVNGPGSWTPSSTHDRGQDLRETDL from the exons ATGGCCGTCGTCGAGGCAGGAGCGCTGGCCACGTTCGGAGCCTGGGATTACGCGGTCTTCGCCCTCATGCTGCTGGTGTCCACGGGCATCGGGCTGTGGGTCGGGCTGGCGCGGGGCGGGCAGCGCAGCGCTGAGGACTTTTTCACCGGGGGCCGGCGCCTGGCCGCTCTGCCCGTTGGCCTCTCGCTAGCCGCCAGCTTCATGTCGGCGGTGCAGGTGCTGGGCGTGCCAGCCGAGGCCTACCGCTATGGCTTCAAGTTCCTCTGGATGTGCCTGGGACAGTTGCTCAACTCCCTGCTCACCGCCTTCCTCTTCATGCCGGTCTTCTACCGCCTGGGTCTCACCAGCACCTACCAG TACCTGGAGCAGCGCTTCAGCCGCAGCGTGCGGCTCTGCGGGACCCTGCAGTACCTGGTAGCTACA ATGCTGTACACAGGCATCGTGATCTACGCCCCCGCGCTCATCCTGAATCAAG TGaccgggttggacatctgggcaTCGCTCCTGTCCACTGGAGTCATCTGTACCTTCTATACGACTGTG GGCGGCATGAAGGCTGTGGTCTGGACTGATGTGTTCCAGGTCGTGGTGATGCTAACCGGCTTCTGGGTTGTCCTGGCCCGCGGGATCATGCTGGTGGGTGGGCCCAGGAGCGTACTTGAGATTGCCCAGAACCACTCCCGGATGAATCTGATGGA CTTTGACCTGGACCCGCGGAGCCGCTACACATTCTGGACTTTTATAGTGGGTGGCACGTTGGTGTGGCTCTCAATGTATGGCGTGAACCAAGCACAGGTGCAACGCTATGTGGCCTGTCGCACGGAGAAGCAGGCCAAGCT GGCCTTACTCATCAACCAGCTGGGCCTGTTCCTGATCGTGTTCAGCGCTGCTGGCTGTGGTATCATCATGTTCACGATCTATGTAGACTGTGACCCTCTCCTTGCAGGGCGCATCTCCGCCCCTGACCAG taCATGCCCTTGCTGGTGCTGGACATCTTCGAGGACCTGCCTGGAGTCCCTGGGCTCTTTCTGGCCTGTGCCTACAGTGGCACCCTCAG CACTGCCTCCACCAGCATCAACGCCATGGCCGCAGTCACCGTGGAGGACCTCATCAAACCTCGGCTGCCGAGCCTCGCACCCCGGAAACTCGTGATGATCTCCAAGGGGCTCTGTGAGTTGGGGAACCTGATGGGGGGGGCAGGGCGGCCTCTCCCCGCTGACCATGCCGCCCCCCCATCTGCCACAGCCCTCATCTATGGCTCAGCCTGTCTCACCGTAGCGGCCCTGTCCTCGCTGCTGGGGGGAGGTGTCCTCCAG GGCTCCTTCACCGTCATGGGAGTCATCAGTGGCCCCCTCCTTGGAGCCTTCATTCTGGGGATGTTTCTTCCTGCCTGCAACACACCG GGTGTCCTCTCCGGGCTGGCCACTGGCATGGCGCTTTCACTGTGGGTGGCTGTGGGTGCCACTCTGTACCCGCCCAGCACCCAGTCCTTGGGAGTCCTGCCGTCATCGGCTGACGGCTGTGTCATGCCCTCGGCCAACGCCTCTGAATTCTTGGGCCAGCTCCTTGCCACCAACACCTCCAGCAGGAACAGCAG CCCTGAAATGGACCTTGATCGACCCGCTTTAGCTGACAGCTTCTATGCCATTTCCTACCTTTACTATGGTGCCCTCGGCACGCTGAGCACTGTGCTATGTGGAGCCCTCGTCAGCTGCTTGACAG GCCCCACCAAGCGCAGTGCCTTGAGTCCTGGGCTGCTGTGGTGGGATCTTGCACGGCAGACAGCATCGGTGGCCCCCAAGGAAGAAGTGGCTACCTTGGATGACAGCTTGGGGAAG aGTGTTGAGGAACTGCCCCCTGGAACTAAGAGGACTCCTGACTTCCCACCCACTGACGAGGACCATCTGCTCTACCTGGGGCAGAAGGAGGTCAATGGACCCGGCTCCTGGACTCCCAGCAGTACACATGACCGTGGTCAGGACCTTCGGGAAACAGACCTCTGA
- the SLC5A5 gene encoding sodium/iodide cotransporter isoform X3: MSAVQVLGVPAEAYRYGFKFLWMCLGQLLNSLLTAFLFMPVFYRLGLTSTYQYLEQRFSRSVRLCGTLQYLVATMLYTGIVIYAPALILNQVTGLDIWASLLSTGVICTFYTTVGGMKAVVWTDVFQVVVMLTGFWVVLARGIMLVGGPRSVLEIAQNHSRMNLMDFDLDPRSRYTFWTFIVGGTLVWLSMYGVNQAQVQRYVACRTEKQAKLALLINQLGLFLIVFSAAGCGIIMFTIYVDCDPLLAGRISAPDQHCLHQHQRHGRSHRGGPHQTSAAEPRTPETRDDLQGALPHLWLSLSHRSGPVLAAGGRCPPASKLKPGEMGWFCPQLPLPYRLLQGSFTVMGVISGPLLGAFILGMFLPACNTPGVLSGLATGMALSLWVAVGATLYPPSTQSLGVLPSSADGCVMPSANASEFLGQLLATNTSSRNSSPEMDLDRPALADSFYAISYLYYGALGTLSTVLCGALVSCLTGPTKRSALSPGLLWWDLARQTASVAPKEEVATLDDSLGKSVEELPPGTKRTPDFPPTDEDHLLYLGQKEVNGPGSWTPSSTHDRGQDLRETDL, encoded by the exons ATGTCGGCGGTGCAGGTGCTGGGCGTGCCAGCCGAGGCCTACCGCTATGGCTTCAAGTTCCTCTGGATGTGCCTGGGACAGTTGCTCAACTCCCTGCTCACCGCCTTCCTCTTCATGCCGGTCTTCTACCGCCTGGGTCTCACCAGCACCTACCAG TACCTGGAGCAGCGCTTCAGCCGCAGCGTGCGGCTCTGCGGGACCCTGCAGTACCTGGTAGCTACA ATGCTGTACACAGGCATCGTGATCTACGCCCCCGCGCTCATCCTGAATCAAG TGaccgggttggacatctgggcaTCGCTCCTGTCCACTGGAGTCATCTGTACCTTCTATACGACTGTG GGCGGCATGAAGGCTGTGGTCTGGACTGATGTGTTCCAGGTCGTGGTGATGCTAACCGGCTTCTGGGTTGTCCTGGCCCGCGGGATCATGCTGGTGGGTGGGCCCAGGAGCGTACTTGAGATTGCCCAGAACCACTCCCGGATGAATCTGATGGA CTTTGACCTGGACCCGCGGAGCCGCTACACATTCTGGACTTTTATAGTGGGTGGCACGTTGGTGTGGCTCTCAATGTATGGCGTGAACCAAGCACAGGTGCAACGCTATGTGGCCTGTCGCACGGAGAAGCAGGCCAAGCT GGCCTTACTCATCAACCAGCTGGGCCTGTTCCTGATCGTGTTCAGCGCTGCTGGCTGTGGTATCATCATGTTCACGATCTATGTAGACTGTGACCCTCTCCTTGCAGGGCGCATCTCCGCCCCTGACCAG CACTGCCTCCACCAGCATCAACGCCATGGCCGCAGTCACCGTGGAGGACCTCATCAAACCTCGGCTGCCGAGCCTCGCACCCCGGAAACTCGTGATGATCTCCAAGGGGCTCT CCCTCATCTATGGCTCAGCCTGTCTCACCGTAGCGGCCCTGTCCTCGCTGCTGGGGGGAGGTGTCCTCCAG CAAGCAAACTGAAGCCAGGAGAGATGGGATGGTTCTGCCCTCAGCTCCCCCTCCCCTACCGGCTCTTGCAGGGCTCCTTCACCGTCATGGGAGTCATCAGTGGCCCCCTCCTTGGAGCCTTCATTCTGGGGATGTTTCTTCCTGCCTGCAACACACCG GGTGTCCTCTCCGGGCTGGCCACTGGCATGGCGCTTTCACTGTGGGTGGCTGTGGGTGCCACTCTGTACCCGCCCAGCACCCAGTCCTTGGGAGTCCTGCCGTCATCGGCTGACGGCTGTGTCATGCCCTCGGCCAACGCCTCTGAATTCTTGGGCCAGCTCCTTGCCACCAACACCTCCAGCAGGAACAGCAG CCCTGAAATGGACCTTGATCGACCCGCTTTAGCTGACAGCTTCTATGCCATTTCCTACCTTTACTATGGTGCCCTCGGCACGCTGAGCACTGTGCTATGTGGAGCCCTCGTCAGCTGCTTGACAG GCCCCACCAAGCGCAGTGCCTTGAGTCCTGGGCTGCTGTGGTGGGATCTTGCACGGCAGACAGCATCGGTGGCCCCCAAGGAAGAAGTGGCTACCTTGGATGACAGCTTGGGGAAG aGTGTTGAGGAACTGCCCCCTGGAACTAAGAGGACTCCTGACTTCCCACCCACTGACGAGGACCATCTGCTCTACCTGGGGCAGAAGGAGGTCAATGGACCCGGCTCCTGGACTCCCAGCAGTACACATGACCGTGGTCAGGACCTTCGGGAAACAGACCTCTGA
- the SLC5A5 gene encoding sodium/iodide cotransporter isoform X2: MAVVEAGALATFGAWDYAVFALMLLVSTGIGLWVGLARGGQRSAEDFFTGGRRLAALPVGLSLAASFMSAVQVLGVPAEAYRYGFKFLWMCLGQLLNSLLTAFLFMPVFYRLGLTSTYQYLEQRFSRSVRLCGTLQYLVATMLYTGIVIYAPALILNQVTGLDIWASLLSTGVICTFYTTVGGMKAVVWTDVFQVVVMLTGFWVVLARGIMLVGGPRSVLEIAQNHSRMNLMDFDLDPRSRYTFWTFIVGGTLVWLSMYGVNQAQVQRYVACRTEKQAKLALLINQLGLFLIVFSAAGCGIIMFTIYVDCDPLLAGRISAPDQYMPLLVLDIFEDLPGVPGLFLACAYSGTLSTASTSINAMAAVTVEDLIKPRLPSLAPRKLVMISKGLSLIYGSACLTVAALSSLLGGGVLQGSFTVMGVISGPLLGAFILGMFLPACNTPGVLSGLATGMALSLWVAVGATLYPPSTQSLGVLPSSADGCVMPSANASEFLGQLLATNTSSRNSSPEMDLDRPALADSFYAISYLYYGALGTLSTVLCGALVSCLTGPTKRSALSPGLLWWDLARQTASVAPKEEVATLDDSLGKSVEELPPGTKRTPDFPPTDEDHLLYLGQKEVNGPGSWTPSSTHDRGQDLRETDL; encoded by the exons ATGGCCGTCGTCGAGGCAGGAGCGCTGGCCACGTTCGGAGCCTGGGATTACGCGGTCTTCGCCCTCATGCTGCTGGTGTCCACGGGCATCGGGCTGTGGGTCGGGCTGGCGCGGGGCGGGCAGCGCAGCGCTGAGGACTTTTTCACCGGGGGCCGGCGCCTGGCCGCTCTGCCCGTTGGCCTCTCGCTAGCCGCCAGCTTCATGTCGGCGGTGCAGGTGCTGGGCGTGCCAGCCGAGGCCTACCGCTATGGCTTCAAGTTCCTCTGGATGTGCCTGGGACAGTTGCTCAACTCCCTGCTCACCGCCTTCCTCTTCATGCCGGTCTTCTACCGCCTGGGTCTCACCAGCACCTACCAG TACCTGGAGCAGCGCTTCAGCCGCAGCGTGCGGCTCTGCGGGACCCTGCAGTACCTGGTAGCTACA ATGCTGTACACAGGCATCGTGATCTACGCCCCCGCGCTCATCCTGAATCAAG TGaccgggttggacatctgggcaTCGCTCCTGTCCACTGGAGTCATCTGTACCTTCTATACGACTGTG GGCGGCATGAAGGCTGTGGTCTGGACTGATGTGTTCCAGGTCGTGGTGATGCTAACCGGCTTCTGGGTTGTCCTGGCCCGCGGGATCATGCTGGTGGGTGGGCCCAGGAGCGTACTTGAGATTGCCCAGAACCACTCCCGGATGAATCTGATGGA CTTTGACCTGGACCCGCGGAGCCGCTACACATTCTGGACTTTTATAGTGGGTGGCACGTTGGTGTGGCTCTCAATGTATGGCGTGAACCAAGCACAGGTGCAACGCTATGTGGCCTGTCGCACGGAGAAGCAGGCCAAGCT GGCCTTACTCATCAACCAGCTGGGCCTGTTCCTGATCGTGTTCAGCGCTGCTGGCTGTGGTATCATCATGTTCACGATCTATGTAGACTGTGACCCTCTCCTTGCAGGGCGCATCTCCGCCCCTGACCAG taCATGCCCTTGCTGGTGCTGGACATCTTCGAGGACCTGCCTGGAGTCCCTGGGCTCTTTCTGGCCTGTGCCTACAGTGGCACCCTCAG CACTGCCTCCACCAGCATCAACGCCATGGCCGCAGTCACCGTGGAGGACCTCATCAAACCTCGGCTGCCGAGCCTCGCACCCCGGAAACTCGTGATGATCTCCAAGGGGCTCT CCCTCATCTATGGCTCAGCCTGTCTCACCGTAGCGGCCCTGTCCTCGCTGCTGGGGGGAGGTGTCCTCCAG GGCTCCTTCACCGTCATGGGAGTCATCAGTGGCCCCCTCCTTGGAGCCTTCATTCTGGGGATGTTTCTTCCTGCCTGCAACACACCG GGTGTCCTCTCCGGGCTGGCCACTGGCATGGCGCTTTCACTGTGGGTGGCTGTGGGTGCCACTCTGTACCCGCCCAGCACCCAGTCCTTGGGAGTCCTGCCGTCATCGGCTGACGGCTGTGTCATGCCCTCGGCCAACGCCTCTGAATTCTTGGGCCAGCTCCTTGCCACCAACACCTCCAGCAGGAACAGCAG CCCTGAAATGGACCTTGATCGACCCGCTTTAGCTGACAGCTTCTATGCCATTTCCTACCTTTACTATGGTGCCCTCGGCACGCTGAGCACTGTGCTATGTGGAGCCCTCGTCAGCTGCTTGACAG GCCCCACCAAGCGCAGTGCCTTGAGTCCTGGGCTGCTGTGGTGGGATCTTGCACGGCAGACAGCATCGGTGGCCCCCAAGGAAGAAGTGGCTACCTTGGATGACAGCTTGGGGAAG aGTGTTGAGGAACTGCCCCCTGGAACTAAGAGGACTCCTGACTTCCCACCCACTGACGAGGACCATCTGCTCTACCTGGGGCAGAAGGAGGTCAATGGACCCGGCTCCTGGACTCCCAGCAGTACACATGACCGTGGTCAGGACCTTCGGGAAACAGACCTCTGA